The sequence below is a genomic window from Oscillospiraceae bacterium.
ATGCACCTTCAGCACCGCCTCACGGCCCACCATATCGGGCATGCTGACCACGATCTGGCGGTCAAAACGCCCCGCACGCAGCAGCGCCGGGTCCAAAACGTCCGGGCGGTTGGTCGCCGCAATAATCACGACGCCCTCGTTGATGCCGAAACCGTCCATCTCGACGAGAATCTGGTTCAAGGTCTGTTCGCGCTCATCATGGCCGCCGCCGAGACCCGCGCCTCTGCGTCTGCCGACCGCGTCAATCTCATCGATAAAGATAATGCAGGGCAGGTTTTTCTTGGCCTGCTCGAATAAATCACGCACACGCGACGCGCCCATACCGACATACATCTCAACGAAGTCGGAACCGGACACGGCGAAGAACTGCACGCCAGCCTCACCTGCGACAGCTCTGGCAAGCAGGGTTTTACCGGTACCCGGAGGCCCCACGAGCAAAACGCCCTTGGGCACTCTTGCGCCGAGTGCGGTATATTGGCCGGGGTTCTTGAGGAATTCGACCACCTCGGTCAGTTCCTCTTTTTCCTCGTCCTCCCCCGCAACGTCGTCAAAGGTGACCTTACGCTTTTCGTCGGAAGCGGTCTTATATCTGGCCTTGCCGAAGTTGGCGATCTTCCGACCGTCGCCGCCCTGTTGGCGCATCATAAAGTAATAGAACGCGAACATCGCGCCGAACAGCAGCACATACGGAATCATCGCCACCCACCATGCGGTCTGAGCGGCAGGCGTATAATCGAACTCGATCGGGTTTTTCAAGCCCTCTGTCGTGGCGTTATATTCGACCGCATCAGCTCTGTATTGTGCGGTATCCTCCAAGAACAGGGTAATGCTTGCAACCTTGTAGGTAATCTCGTTTTCGGGATCGCTCTTGAGAACAATTTTCAATTCGCCGGTTCCGAAGTCAAGGGTATGCGAGGCGACTTGATCGTCTTGAAAATAATTGAGTATCTGCGAATAAGTGTTTTTCTCTTCAATTCCGAGTCCGTTGATCATCCAGGAAATCATCAGCAGAATCCCGATGCAAACCAACCCGTAAACCAGGATTCGTTTAAATTTTGTCATTGTTTTTCCATGCCTTTCCGGCAAAGCCGAGTAAAGATAGTATTTCTCCGAGAAATGATTTCTATGAAACCCGTTTTACGGTCACTTCTCGTATACCGAAGGTTTCAACACTCCGATATAGGGCAGATTGCGGTATTTCTCATCAAAATCCAACCCGTAGCCGACGACGAATTCATCCGGTACGGCAAAGCCGACGTAATCCGCCTTGATGTCGGCCTGTCTGCGTTCGGGCTTGTCCAGCAGCGTGCAGATCTTAATGGTCTTAGGCCCGCGCAGGGCGAGCGTCTTTTTGAGATACGAGAGCGTCATCCCGCTGTCGAGAATGTCCTCGACGATCAACAGATCGAAATTCTTGAGTTCAAGATTCAAATCCTTGACGATCTTGACGACGCCGGAGGTTTTGACCCCGGAACCGTAGCTGGATACGCACATAAAATCGATGGAGCAGGGGATGTCGATGCTGCGCATCAGGTCGGCCATAAACACAACGGAACCTTTGAGCACACTGACCAGCAGCAGATTCTTTCCGCGGTATTCCTCGCTGATCTGAGCGCCTAAGTCGGCGACCCGTTTTGAGATCTGTTCCTCGCTGAGAAGGATGTTCTTAATATCGTTTTTCAAGAGGCGTTCTCCCTTCAACCGATTTCGATATCTAATGCCGCGCGTCCGGTAACAGCAGCAAACCGCTCGTCCGCGCCGAAACGCTCTACGAATACCGGCCCGCTGTCGTCGGCAATGACGATCAGTCGGTTTCGCATCGAGATCGGAACTCCATACTCGTTATACCACTTTTTCAGCGGCTTCCCGACGCCGCCCGAGTGAAAATAATCCCCCGGCTGCCGGCTTCGGGCAACGAGCTGTCCTGTTATTTTATCACAATTCAGTGAAGAAATAAAGTGCAATTTGTTGTTTTTCTCTGGGTTTTGGCAGATTTTCAGGGTGATTCTGCGTCCCTCGACCCAATTCTCACCGACCTCCAGCGCAACAGGGCTTATTTCACGCATCTCATCCCCCGATGTCAGCAGTCCTTTGCAGGCATTTAAACGGATACCGCAGAGCGTCCTGTGGCCCCCGCCGGCTTTGATCAGCCGTTCGGCCTCGGTGATATCCTTATAGGTCGGCGTCACGTCTTTTTGCGCAAACCACATCGCAATGGCACGGGTACGAATCGGTGCGCCCGCAGCCGCCAAAACCGCACAGCTCAAGCCGGCCTGGCTCTGCGCTTCTTCCAGAAGCGCCTCTGCCGCCGCCGAGAGGTATTCCTCATCCTCCCGCAAAAGCTGCGCCGTTCTCGCGGCGCATTCGATCGCCGCCGGATTCAAGGAGGTCAACACCGGCAGAATCTTGTGACGGATGACGTTGCGTGAGCAGTCGTCGGTCAGATTGGTGCTGTCGGTGACAAACGGAATGCCGTTTTCTTTGCAGTAATTCAAAATCTCTGCACGCGTACAGCAAAGCAGAGGCCTTGCAATGTTGCTGCGGCGCGGCGGAATCCCGCCTGCACCCTTCAGTCCGCTGCCCCTGGTGATATTAAACAGCATGGTCTCCAGATTATCGTCGCTGTTGTGCGCGGTCAAGATCAACGAGCCGTCCTTTTCGGCTTCTTCGGCTAAAAACGCATAGCGCAATTCTCTTGCCGCCGCTTCCAGCGAAAGCCCTTTTTCTTTCGCAAAGGGACGCGTATCGCCTTCGCCGAGGGTAAAGCCGACGTTTTTTCTGCGGCAGACGGCACGGCAGAATTCCGCGTCCCGACGGGCCTCGTCGCCGCGTAAACCATGGTTAAAATGGGCCGCCCGTACGATGCCGCCGTGTTCCGAAACGTACCGGCAAACAAAATCCAGCAGCACGGAAGAATCCGCACCGCCGGAAAAAGCGACCAGAAAACGATCATATTGGTCAAAAAGACCGTTCTTTTCAATAAACGCTGCGATCTTTTGAATCATTGTTCCGGTGGGGGCCCTTCGAATGCCGCTGACACAAACTTGGTCGAAGCCCGCTGATAATGCAGCATAATCGTACTCGTCGGACCGTGGCGGTTTTTTTCAATGATGCACTCCGCCTGGTTACCGGTCTCGGCCAGCTTTTCGTAATAGTCCTCGCGGTATAAAAACAAAACCACGTCGGCGTCCTGCTCGATTGAACCCGATTCGCGCAGGTCCGACAGCATGGGGCGGCGGTTCTTTGCACCGCGCTGTTCGGTGCCGCGCGATAACTGCGAGATCAAAATGACCGGAACGTTAAGTTCCTTGGCCATAATCTTGGTGGCACGGGTCATCTCACTGACCTCGACCACACGGTTATCAATGCGCCGTCCGCTCTGCATCAACTGCAGATAGTCGATAATCACGAGCGACAGATTCGGAATCCGGCGCAAACGGGCTTTGATTTCGCTGATCGTGATACCGGCGGTATCGTCGATAAAAAACGGCATTTTCGCCAGCGTGCCCGCAGCAGCGGCAAAGCTTGTCCACTCGTCGCCGTTGAGCTGACCGGTCAGAATGGAGGAGAGCGACAGATTGGCCTCGGCTGCCAGCATGCGCTGTACAATCTGCTCCTTGCTCATCTCGAGCGAAAACACGCAGACCGCGCCCTCTCCGGAAGCGGCGACGTTTTGGCCGATGTTCACGGCAAACGCCGATTTGCCCACGCCGGGGCGGGCCGCCAAAACGACCATGTCCGATTTATTCAACCCCGACAGCGCCCGGTCGAGATCGCCGTAGCCCGTCGAGATACCGCGGATGTTCTTTTTCAGCTTGGCGCGTTCGTCAATCTCGTCGAAGACATCGCCCAAAATGCTCTTGACCGGCACAAGCCCCTTATAGTCGCGGCCCTGCCGGATGTCATAAATGCGCTGCTCGGCGCGTTCAAGGACAAAATCGGCCTCTTCGGTGCCCGAAGAGATGCTGTCGATGGTGTCTTTGGACGCCGCATACAGCGTGCGCATGTAATATTTATCGAGAACAATCTTAATATAAGCCGTCACGTTGGACAGGGTCGGGACGATGCCGCAGATTTTTAATAAGTACTCTTTCAATTCCTCGTTGGCCATATCGGTCTCGCCCGACAGCGCGTTCAGAACAATGATAAAGTCGGGCTTTTTGGAGGTCTCGAAGGCGTCTTTAATCTCGGTGTAGATCTTGCGGTGCAGCGGATAATAAAAATGCTCCTCGCGCAGCCGTTCCAGCACGGACGTCAGACAACCGTCGTCCAGCAGGGCACTGCCCAGCACCGCCTGTTCGGCCTCGATGCTGTAGGGCATACCCGGTACGATGTCAAACGCTGACGCAGATGCAGAATACTCCGCGGGGCTCATGAATCCGTCGTCCTTTCTTTTCAGATGGTGGATTTATTTCTCCGGATTACTTGTCGCCTTCAGACTGTTTGGTCACCTTGAGGTTGACGTTCACCGTCACCTCGGGGTGCAGTTTGATGCAGGCGGCATAGTCTCCGTAGGTCTTAATCTCGGGAATCGTAATGCGCTTTTTATCGACTTCAATACCGGTCTCCGCCATAATCGCCTGTGCGACCTCAGAGGACGTCACCGCGCCGAAGAGTTTATTCGTGCCGCCGCGCGCCTGGATCTCAACCGTCGTGCCGTCCAGCTTCTGCCCGTTCTCAACGGCGGCCTGGCGCAGCTCTTTTGCGTGGTGTTCCAGCGACGCCGTCTTTGCGGCGACCTCATTCAAAATTTCGGTTGTGGCCTCCACGGCCATCCCTCTCGGAATCAAAAAATTGCGTGCATAACCATCTTTGGCATTGATGATCTCGCCCGCTTTCCCGACGCTCTTAACGTCCACTTTAAGTAATACTTTCATAGTAATGTGCATCCTTTCGCAGATTTTAAGAGATTTGATCCGTTTGTGAAGCCAAAAGAACCAAACGCTGTTCCTTTTTCACGCGCGGTCAATTTGAAGAATCGTCTTCATTTGAAGGTTCGTCTTCAAACGTTATGTCCTTTCCGACATCGGTATAAGATTTGAGTACCCGTTCAAGACGCTTGAGCGCGGCATATCTGCTGATACCCGCCAGCTGTGCGGCCGCCATGGTGATATTTCCGCCGCCGCCCATCTGTTCCATGATCGCCGCGACGTCAAACCGCCCGTCCGACCGTGCCGAGATACAGGTCTCGCCTTCTGCGCGATAAATGACAAACGAGGCTTTCACCCCTTGAATCGTCAACAGTTCGTTGGCCGCCTGAGGCGCCAAAACGCGGATACGGGGCTGGTTTTTGCCCGCGACCGCGATGGCGCAGTCCCCGAGCATCCGTGCAGAGAGCACCAATTTGGTGCGTTCACGGTAATGTTCCAAACTGCAGTCGAACAAATTGCGGGTATCGGAAATATCCGCCCCCATCGCAAACAGCGAACCGGACACGAAAAAGGTCTTTGGGGTGATTTTCTGCGTAAATCCGCGAGTATCGAGCATAATCCCCGCAGCCAGCGCCTCGCAAAGCACCGAAGACGGGGTCATCTCGGAATAAGATATCAGCTCCGCGGCCATTTCACAGGTCGAGGAAGCACGTTCATTATGGATAAAGAGTCCGGGAAAATCGGTCAGATCGCTGCGCAGCTGATGGTGGTCAAGGATGACCGACCGATCGCAGACGTCGAACAAAAACGGACACTCGAGCAGCGAAGTCCTGTTGGTATCGGTAATAATTGAAAGAACATTGGCTTTTGCAATTTCCCGGGCCCGTTCCGGTTCGATAAAAATACCCTCGGATTCATCGGCTCTTATCCGATCGATCAGCGGCGTTGAAAGGCTTGTCTCCTCGTTTATAACGATAAAGGCGGTTTTTCCGAGTTCCCGCACCATACAAAGCACCCCGTAGGCGGAGCCGAGTGTGTCGAAATCGGAGTTCTTGTGTCCGCTGACGATCACCGAGTCGGATTCGAGAATCAGTTGTTTCAACAAGAAAAACGACTCCTTGTTGCAGCCTGTGATCTCCAACCGGACACCCCCTCTTCTTATATCGTCATCGCCATGATAATCGGCACCACGATCGGACTGCGCTTCATCGTGAAATAAATACGCTTGGACAGCGCCTCTTTAATCTCATTGCGGTAGATATTGATATCGTTGACGTCGCGCTTGACCAGTTCCTCGATAATGCGAACCGTCTCAACGCGCAGCGTCTCGAGCAGCTGTTCGGATTCTTTGATAAAGACAAAACCCCTTGAAGTGATCTCGGGACCCACGACCAGCCGCGGATTCATTATATCAATTACAGCCGCCACCGTCAAGATGCCGTCCTGCGACAGCAGTCTGCGGTCACGCAGCACAACCGATCCGACGTCGCCGACGCCGAGGCCGTCGACATACACTCTGCCGGCCGGGACGCTGCCCACGATCGAGATGCCGTTTTGGCCGACCTCGATGATGGCGCCGTTTTCGCCGATCAGAATATTTTTACGCGGGATGCCGAGCGACTCCGCCGTTTCGGAATGACGTTTCAGGTGTTTATATTCCCCGTGCACCGGCATAAAATAAGTCGGTTTGGCCAGAGATATCACCAGTTTCTGCTCTTCCTGACAAGCATGGCCGGAGACGTGCACGTCGTACATACGCTCATAAATCACGTCGGCCCCGAGTTTCAAAAGCCGGTTGACGATCTTGGTGACCATCCGCTCGTTGCCGGGAATCGGGGTGGCCGAAATGATGATGAAGTCTCCCGACCCGACCTCAACCTTGCGGTGATCCGAAAATGCCATACGCGACAGCGCCGACATCGGTTCACCCTGGCTGCCGGTGGTGATCAAAACCAGTTGCTCAGGCAGATAGTTGTTGATTTCTTCGATATCAATTACAAGACCTTCGGGAATTTTCAGATACCCGAGTTCGGTCGCGATGGCAAAAGTGTTCAGCATACTTCGCCCGCTGACGGCGACCTTTCTTCCGAATGCCACCGCCTTGTCGACAATCTGCTGAATGCGGTGAATGTTTGATGCGAACGTCGCGATCATAATGCGCTTTTTTTCCGCGCGCTCAAACAGCCCGTCAAACGATTGGCCGACGGTGCGCTCCGAGGCGGTGTAGCCGGGACGTTCGGAATTGGTCGAGTCGGCCATCAGCAGCATAACGCCCATTTTACCCAGTTCGGAGATGCGCGGCAGATCGATCATGGGGCCGATAATCGGGCTCAGATCGATTTTAAAGTCACCGGTGTGAAGAATAATACCCGCCGGCGTATAAATGGCCATCATCACCGCGTCGGGAATGGAGTGATTCGAGGCGATAAATTCGACCGAAATCTGTCCGAAACTCACAACGTCGCCCGGTGAAATTACGCCAAACAACCGGGAACGCTCCGGAATATTGTGTTCACGCATCTTGCCGTTGACCAGCCCGATCGCCAGTTTGGTGCCGAAGACCGGCACCGCATAATCTTTGAGTAGATACGGCAGACAGCCGATATGGTCCTCATGCCCGTGGGTGATGACCACGCCGCGCAGTTTGTCTTTAATTTGTTCGACATAGGTCATATCCGGGATCACGACGTCCACGCCGAACAGTTCGTCATCATTGGGGAACGCCTGTCCGCAGTCGACCATAATGGCCTCGTCGCCGTACTCGATAATCGTCATATTTTTGCCGATTTCTTCGAGACCGCCCAGCGGAATAATACGAACCGAAGCCGCCTCAGGATCCCGTTCGTATTTAAATTGGCTTCTGGAATACTTTTTAATTTTGTTCTGGCCGACCGACTGTCGGACGTCCCGTTCGGATGAGGGATGCGAAAACTTGGGGTGAATCTCCTCTTCCTCCTCGGGAACGGGTGCGGCGGGTG
It includes:
- the ftsH gene encoding ATP-dependent zinc metalloprotease FtsH; the protein is MTKFKRILVYGLVCIGILLMISWMINGLGIEEKNTYSQILNYFQDDQVASHTLDFGTGELKIVLKSDPENEITYKVASITLFLEDTAQYRADAVEYNATTEGLKNPIEFDYTPAAQTAWWVAMIPYVLLFGAMFAFYYFMMRQQGGDGRKIANFGKARYKTASDEKRKVTFDDVAGEDEEKEELTEVVEFLKNPGQYTALGARVPKGVLLVGPPGTGKTLLARAVAGEAGVQFFAVSGSDFVEMYVGMGASRVRDLFEQAKKNLPCIIFIDEIDAVGRRRGAGLGGGHDEREQTLNQILVEMDGFGINEGVVIIAATNRPDVLDPALLRAGRFDRQIVVSMPDMVGREAVLKVHAKNKPLAPDVNLENIAKTTVGFSPADLENILNESALLAARRKHKAITNDDIEDAKNKVMMGPEKRSRKVTDKDRKLTAYHEGGHAIVSYFLPNQDPVHEISIIPRGMAGGYTMYLPTEDKSFVTKNELLEDVTSMLGGRVAEALMLDDISTGASNDIQRATQIARTMVTKYGFSEKLGAVCYDSGEEVFLGRDFTHTQNVSESVAAQIDEEIHNIINSCFARAREILSEHTDILNRVAERLLADEKISGEDFRAMFTTPAPEPGL
- the hpt gene encoding hypoxanthine phosphoribosyltransferase produces the protein MKNDIKNILLSEEQISKRVADLGAQISEEYRGKNLLLVSVLKGSVVFMADLMRSIDIPCSIDFMCVSSYGSGVKTSGVVKIVKDLNLELKNFDLLIVEDILDSGMTLSYLKKTLALRGPKTIKICTLLDKPERRQADIKADYVGFAVPDEFVVGYGLDFDEKYRNLPYIGVLKPSVYEK
- the tilS gene encoding tRNA lysidine(34) synthetase TilS; protein product: MIQKIAAFIEKNGLFDQYDRFLVAFSGGADSSVLLDFVCRYVSEHGGIVRAAHFNHGLRGDEARRDAEFCRAVCRRKNVGFTLGEGDTRPFAKEKGLSLEAAARELRYAFLAEEAEKDGSLILTAHNSDDNLETMLFNITRGSGLKGAGGIPPRRSNIARPLLCCTRAEILNYCKENGIPFVTDSTNLTDDCSRNVIRHKILPVLTSLNPAAIECAARTAQLLREDEEYLSAAAEALLEEAQSQAGLSCAVLAAAGAPIRTRAIAMWFAQKDVTPTYKDITEAERLIKAGGGHRTLCGIRLNACKGLLTSGDEMREISPVALEVGENWVEGRRITLKICQNPEKNNKLHFISSLNCDKITGQLVARSRQPGDYFHSGGVGKPLKKWYNEYGVPISMRNRLIVIADDSGPVFVERFGADERFAAVTGRAALDIEIG
- the dnaB gene encoding replicative DNA helicase, which translates into the protein MSPAEYSASASAFDIVPGMPYSIEAEQAVLGSALLDDGCLTSVLERLREEHFYYPLHRKIYTEIKDAFETSKKPDFIIVLNALSGETDMANEELKEYLLKICGIVPTLSNVTAYIKIVLDKYYMRTLYAASKDTIDSISSGTEEADFVLERAEQRIYDIRQGRDYKGLVPVKSILGDVFDEIDERAKLKKNIRGISTGYGDLDRALSGLNKSDMVVLAARPGVGKSAFAVNIGQNVAASGEGAVCVFSLEMSKEQIVQRMLAAEANLSLSSILTGQLNGDEWTSFAAAAGTLAKMPFFIDDTAGITISEIKARLRRIPNLSLVIIDYLQLMQSGRRIDNRVVEVSEMTRATKIMAKELNVPVILISQLSRGTEQRGAKNRRPMLSDLRESGSIEQDADVVLFLYREDYYEKLAETGNQAECIIEKNRHGPTSTIMLHYQRASTKFVSAAFEGPPPEQ
- the rplI gene encoding 50S ribosomal protein L9 — its product is MKVLLKVDVKSVGKAGEIINAKDGYARNFLIPRGMAVEATTEILNEVAAKTASLEHHAKELRQAAVENGQKLDGTTVEIQARGGTNKLFGAVTSSEVAQAIMAETGIEVDKKRITIPEIKTYGDYAACIKLHPEVTVNVNLKVTKQSEGDK
- a CDS encoding DHH family phosphoesterase; amino-acid sequence: MEITGCNKESFFLLKQLILESDSVIVSGHKNSDFDTLGSAYGVLCMVRELGKTAFIVINEETSLSTPLIDRIRADESEGIFIEPERAREIAKANVLSIITDTNRTSLLECPFLFDVCDRSVILDHHQLRSDLTDFPGLFIHNERASSTCEMAAELISYSEMTPSSVLCEALAAGIMLDTRGFTQKITPKTFFVSGSLFAMGADISDTRNLFDCSLEHYRERTKLVLSARMLGDCAIAVAGKNQPRIRVLAPQAANELLTIQGVKASFVIYRAEGETCISARSDGRFDVAAIMEQMGGGGNITMAAAQLAGISRYAALKRLERVLKSYTDVGKDITFEDEPSNEDDSSN
- a CDS encoding ribonuclease J, which produces MNQEKKNNTGAPVIHDTLAGAQFERENTGLSAQPPKRRGRPPKNRKPEETVKEAPRPAPAAPVPEEEEEIHPKFSHPSSERDVRQSVGQNKIKKYSRSQFKYERDPEAASVRIIPLGGLEEIGKNMTIIEYGDEAIMVDCGQAFPNDDELFGVDVVIPDMTYVEQIKDKLRGVVITHGHEDHIGCLPYLLKDYAVPVFGTKLAIGLVNGKMREHNIPERSRLFGVISPGDVVSFGQISVEFIASNHSIPDAVMMAIYTPAGIILHTGDFKIDLSPIIGPMIDLPRISELGKMGVMLLMADSTNSERPGYTASERTVGQSFDGLFERAEKKRIMIATFASNIHRIQQIVDKAVAFGRKVAVSGRSMLNTFAIATELGYLKIPEGLVIDIEEINNYLPEQLVLITTGSQGEPMSALSRMAFSDHRKVEVGSGDFIIISATPIPGNERMVTKIVNRLLKLGADVIYERMYDVHVSGHACQEEQKLVISLAKPTYFMPVHGEYKHLKRHSETAESLGIPRKNILIGENGAIIEVGQNGISIVGSVPAGRVYVDGLGVGDVGSVVLRDRRLLSQDGILTVAAVIDIMNPRLVVGPEITSRGFVFIKESEQLLETLRVETVRIIEELVKRDVNDINIYRNEIKEALSKRIYFTMKRSPIVVPIIMAMTI